The following coding sequences are from one Prochlorococcus marinus XMU1412 window:
- a CDS encoding Gfo/Idh/MocA family protein, translating to MNSKNKKLKIAIAGLGFGKKVHLEALKESNYLTPVAIYHYDKMQKSILEKETGLEFFHDWEGLVKSQEIDGIIIATPPESRFELAKQALENNKNLLLEKPVSISSSEIEELQRISLINNLSVCVDFEYRAVPLFLQTKKIIDENILGEIYLVKLDWLMGSRSDPKRAWNWYSLEEKGGGVIGALGTHAFDMLNWFFGESINVSGKLATSIKKRPLANSSDFNDVTSEDVCLANIEISNFSSNLIPCQVSLSSISKNGRGFSLEIYGSEGSLILKSENQKDYVHGFNLKYSNNENKIQNLTADSRFNFEKTWSDGRIAPVLRIQNLWAESIFNQTPIIPGLCEGLASHKVCEAIRESSKSGLRIKI from the coding sequence ATGAATTCTAAAAATAAAAAATTAAAAATAGCAATCGCTGGTCTAGGTTTTGGTAAAAAAGTACATTTAGAAGCGTTAAAAGAGTCGAATTATTTAACGCCTGTTGCTATTTATCATTATGACAAAATGCAAAAATCAATTCTAGAAAAAGAAACTGGTTTAGAGTTTTTTCATGATTGGGAAGGCTTAGTTAAATCTCAAGAAATTGATGGGATTATTATTGCTACTCCTCCTGAATCAAGATTTGAATTAGCAAAACAAGCTCTTGAGAATAATAAAAATTTGCTACTAGAAAAACCTGTTTCAATATCGTCCTCTGAAATAGAAGAGCTTCAGAGGATATCTTTGATTAATAACTTAAGCGTATGTGTTGATTTCGAATATAGAGCAGTACCCCTTTTTCTTCAGACAAAAAAAATTATTGATGAAAATATTTTAGGAGAAATATATTTAGTCAAATTAGATTGGTTAATGGGTAGCAGATCCGACCCTAAAAGGGCTTGGAATTGGTATTCTTTGGAAGAAAAAGGTGGAGGAGTTATTGGCGCCTTAGGTACTCATGCATTCGACATGTTGAATTGGTTTTTTGGAGAATCAATAAATGTATCTGGCAAGTTAGCAACATCGATCAAAAAAAGACCTTTAGCTAATTCATCTGATTTTAATGATGTTACTAGCGAGGATGTTTGTCTGGCTAATATAGAAATATCAAACTTTAGCTCCAATCTTATTCCATGTCAGGTATCTCTATCATCGATTTCTAAAAATGGTAGAGGTTTTAGTTTAGAAATATACGGAAGCGAAGGTTCACTTATTCTTAAGAGCGAGAACCAAAAAGATTACGTCCATGGTTTTAATTTGAAATATTCAAACAATGAAAATAAAATACAAAATCTAACTGCAGATTCGAGATTTAATTTTGAAAAAACATGGTCAGATGGAAGAATAGCTCCAGTTTTAAGAATTCAAAATTTATGGGCTGAGAGTATTTTTAATCAAACACCTATCATTCCAGGATTATGTGAAGGACTTGCGAGTCATAAAGTTTGCGAAGCCATAAGAGAATCTTCGAAAAGCGGATTAAGAATCAAAATTTAA
- a CDS encoding GTP-binding protein yields the protein MKKKIPVIVVSGFLGSGKTTFLRYLLKESNKKFGLIINEFGDVGIDGDLIKSCDKCDESEDDCVIELNNGCLCCTVQDDFVPSIKALLEFNPPIESIIIETSGLALPIPLIQALNWPEIRSSIYLDVVVGIVNGESMLNGSPINDLNKITKQYSETDKIDHNATIDELFEEQLEVSDIVLVSRSDILNHDQFEVVKNKIQASLNSSTPVLKSKNGKIDLNYLFDFNFKKETFKEFLTEEHDHNHVELVSDSFKLNYFLEKNDFENEMSKILDELNILRIKGRIWIPNKSLPLQIQIVGKKINTWFEEAPDNCWRPNDNAGLELVIISFDEKSIKNFNRKIKEKFKILSSPKIAI from the coding sequence ATGAAAAAAAAAATTCCAGTTATTGTTGTTTCGGGATTTCTTGGTTCGGGTAAAACAACTTTTCTAAGATATCTATTAAAAGAGAGTAATAAAAAATTTGGTTTAATAATTAATGAATTTGGTGATGTTGGAATTGACGGTGATTTGATTAAAAGTTGTGATAAATGTGATGAATCTGAAGACGACTGCGTTATCGAATTAAACAATGGATGTTTATGTTGTACTGTTCAAGATGATTTTGTTCCATCAATAAAAGCTCTACTAGAATTTAATCCTCCCATCGAATCAATAATTATCGAAACAAGTGGCTTGGCACTACCAATTCCCTTAATTCAAGCACTTAACTGGCCTGAGATTAGGTCTTCCATCTATCTTGATGTAGTTGTTGGTATCGTTAATGGAGAATCAATGCTTAATGGTTCACCAATTAATGATTTAAATAAAATAACAAAACAATATAGTGAAACAGATAAAATTGATCACAACGCCACTATAGATGAACTTTTTGAGGAGCAACTAGAAGTTTCTGATATCGTTTTAGTCTCAAGATCAGATATCTTAAATCATGATCAGTTTGAAGTTGTAAAAAATAAAATTCAAGCAAGTCTAAACTCATCTACACCAGTCCTTAAATCCAAGAATGGCAAAATTGATTTAAATTATCTATTTGACTTTAATTTTAAAAAAGAGACTTTTAAAGAATTTTTAACGGAAGAACATGACCATAATCATGTTGAGCTTGTATCAGATTCATTTAAATTAAATTATTTCCTTGAAAAAAATGACTTTGAAAATGAGATGTCAAAAATCTTGGATGAATTAAACATTCTTCGAATAAAAGGACGTATTTGGATACCAAACAAATCATTGCCTTTACAAATACAAATTGTTGGAAAGAAAATTAATACTTGGTTTGAAGAAGCTCCAGACAATTGTTGGAGACCAAATGATAATGCTGGGCTTGAATTAGTAATAATATCCTTTGATGAAAAATCTATAAAAAATTTCAATAGAAAAATTAAAGAGAAATTTAAGATTTTAAGTTCCCCAAAAATAGCAATTTGA
- a CDS encoding pentapeptide repeat-containing protein, translating into MIKSIVFPSLKNALITLLFVGILFFNSVNSAWAKRPPEIRNQQDLNLEPDMHGQDLSGNEYVKFDLNGFNFSESNLEGAVFNNSKLQNSKFTGANLRDALAYATDFTDADLSDVNFTNALLMESNFEGAKIDGADFTDAVLSRTQQKQLCAIANGTNSSTGESTEYSLGC; encoded by the coding sequence ATGATTAAATCAATTGTTTTCCCCTCACTAAAGAATGCATTAATTACTTTGTTATTCGTTGGAATTTTATTTTTCAATTCTGTAAATTCTGCATGGGCTAAAAGACCTCCTGAGATTAGAAACCAGCAAGACCTTAATTTAGAGCCAGATATGCATGGTCAAGACTTAAGCGGTAACGAATACGTTAAGTTTGATTTGAATGGGTTTAATTTCAGTGAAAGTAATTTAGAAGGGGCAGTGTTCAATAATAGTAAATTGCAAAACTCAAAGTTTACTGGAGCAAATTTAAGAGATGCACTAGCTTATGCAACAGACTTTACAGATGCTGATCTTTCGGATGTTAATTTTACTAATGCCTTATTAATGGAGAGTAATTTTGAAGGAGCAAAAATAGATGGTGCAGATTTTACTGATGCTGTTCTTAGTCGTACACAACAAAAACAATTATGTGCGATTGCTAATGGCACAAATAGTTCTACAGGAGAGAGTACAGAATATAGTTTAGGTTGTTAA
- the accD gene encoding acetyl-CoA carboxylase, carboxyltransferase subunit beta gives MSLIDWFAARRKDQFVGKVSQDTDEGDGLWVKCSECSQVAYRKDLISNYNVCSNCGHHNRINSDERINIIADKNSFEEFDSSLSPTDPLGFKDRRAYADRIKESQAGTGLRDGVVTGICSVNSMPLALAVMDFRFMGGSMGSVVGEKITRIIERATLENFPILIVCASGGARMQEGMLSLMQMAKISGALKKHKEKNLLYMPLLTHPTTGGVTASFAMLGDLILAEPKALIGFAGRRVIEQTLREKLPDNFQTAEYLLEHGFVDVIVKRKDLKDTLTKILKIHGVKELAKANI, from the coding sequence GTGTCATTAATCGACTGGTTTGCCGCAAGGCGTAAAGATCAATTTGTTGGGAAAGTTTCGCAAGATACTGATGAGGGAGATGGTTTGTGGGTTAAATGTTCAGAATGTTCGCAAGTAGCCTATAGAAAAGACCTAATTTCAAATTACAATGTTTGTAGTAATTGTGGACACCACAATAGGATTAATAGCGATGAAAGGATAAATATAATTGCTGACAAAAATTCATTCGAGGAGTTTGATAGTTCACTAAGTCCTACAGATCCTTTAGGTTTTAAAGATAGAAGAGCATATGCTGATCGAATTAAAGAAAGTCAAGCAGGTACAGGTTTAAGAGATGGAGTCGTAACAGGTATCTGTTCTGTAAATTCAATGCCTTTAGCATTGGCTGTTATGGATTTTAGATTTATGGGAGGATCCATGGGTTCAGTAGTTGGTGAAAAAATTACAAGGATAATTGAGAGAGCAACTTTAGAAAATTTTCCAATTCTTATTGTTTGCGCATCAGGGGGAGCAAGGATGCAAGAAGGTATGTTAAGTCTCATGCAAATGGCAAAAATATCTGGAGCACTAAAAAAACATAAAGAAAAAAATCTTCTTTATATGCCCTTGTTAACTCATCCAACCACTGGAGGGGTAACAGCAAGCTTTGCAATGTTAGGTGATTTAATTTTGGCGGAACCTAAAGCTCTTATTGGATTTGCGGGAAGAAGGGTTATAGAACAAACATTAAGAGAAAAATTACCCGATAATTTTCAAACAGCTGAATATCTGCTTGAGCATGGTTTCGTTGATGTAATAGTTAAAAGGAAAGATCTCAAGGATACTTTGACTAAAATTTTAAAAATTCATGGTGTAAAAGAACTTGCAAAAGCAAATATATAA
- the purS gene encoding phosphoribosylformylglycinamidine synthase subunit PurS encodes MDQFAVKVFVRLRPSVLDPAGEATKSASIKLGAEGIKSLRIGKMIEVKIEGNGENEVREKIDLLCDRLFANTVIEDYEYSLEKL; translated from the coding sequence TTGGACCAATTTGCTGTAAAAGTTTTTGTAAGACTAAGACCCTCAGTTTTAGATCCAGCAGGGGAAGCTACCAAATCTGCGTCTATAAAACTTGGAGCCGAGGGAATAAAATCATTACGTATAGGAAAAATGATTGAGGTAAAAATAGAAGGTAATGGTGAAAACGAAGTAAGAGAAAAAATTGATTTATTGTGTGATAGGTTATTCGCAAATACTGTTATTGAAGATTATGAGTATTCACTAGAAAAATTATAA
- the fba gene encoding class II fructose-bisphosphate aldolase (catalyzes the reversible aldol condensation of dihydroxyacetonephosphate and glyceraldehyde 3-phosphate in the Calvin cycle, glycolysis, and/or gluconeogenesis), with translation MALVPLRLLLDHAAENGYGIPAFNVNNLEQVQAIMEAAYETDSPVILQASRGARNYAGEIFLRHLILAATETYPNIPVVMHQDHGNEPSTCYSAAINGFTSVMMDGSLEADAKTPASYEYNVAVTKKVVDFAHSVGVSVEGELGCLGSLETGKGEAEDGHGFEGELSTDMLLTDPEEAADFVAKTKVDALAIAIGTSHGAYKFTRKPTGEVLAISRIAEIHKALPNTHLVMHGSSSVPQEWLDIINKYGGEIPQTYGVPVEEIQEGIRNGVRKVNIDTDNRLAFTAAVREAAFADKANFDPRHFNKPARKYMKQVCLDRYKQFWCEGQASKIKQNSTNYFADLYAKGDLDPKVKATV, from the coding sequence ATGGCCCTCGTTCCACTAAGACTACTTTTAGATCACGCTGCTGAGAATGGTTATGGTATTCCAGCTTTCAATGTTAATAACCTTGAACAAGTTCAAGCAATCATGGAAGCAGCATATGAAACTGATAGTCCTGTAATCCTACAAGCTTCAAGAGGGGCAAGAAATTATGCAGGAGAAATTTTCCTACGTCATCTAATCCTTGCTGCTACAGAAACATATCCTAATATTCCAGTGGTAATGCACCAAGACCACGGTAATGAGCCATCAACATGTTATTCAGCAGCAATAAATGGTTTCACATCAGTAATGATGGATGGTTCCCTAGAAGCAGATGCAAAAACACCTGCTAGTTACGAATATAACGTTGCAGTTACTAAAAAAGTAGTAGATTTTGCTCATTCAGTTGGAGTTAGTGTTGAAGGAGAGTTGGGTTGCTTAGGTTCGTTAGAAACAGGTAAAGGAGAGGCAGAAGATGGTCATGGATTTGAAGGTGAACTTTCTACAGATATGCTTTTGACTGATCCTGAAGAAGCGGCAGATTTTGTTGCTAAAACAAAAGTTGATGCATTAGCAATTGCTATAGGTACAAGTCATGGCGCATATAAATTCACAAGGAAGCCTACAGGAGAAGTTCTTGCAATAAGCAGAATTGCTGAAATTCACAAAGCACTTCCAAATACGCATCTTGTAATGCATGGATCTAGTTCAGTGCCTCAGGAATGGTTGGATATCATTAACAAATATGGCGGTGAAATCCCTCAAACATATGGTGTTCCTGTTGAAGAGATTCAAGAGGGGATAAGAAATGGAGTTAGGAAAGTCAACATTGATACCGATAACAGACTTGCTTTCACTGCCGCGGTGAGAGAGGCAGCATTTGCTGACAAGGCAAACTTTGACCCAAGACATTTCAACAAACCTGCTAGAAAATACATGAAGCAAGTTTGTCTTGACAGATACAAGCAGTTCTGGTGTGAAGGTCAAGCAAGTAAGATCAAGCAAAACAGCACCAATTACTTTGCTGATCTTTACGCTAAAGGTGATTTAGATCCCAAAGTAAAAGCTACTGTTTAA
- a CDS encoding class I fructose-bisphosphate aldolase, with amino-acid sequence MALNYYKNELKENAQLLASKGKGILAVDESTKTVGKRLAGIGVENTEDNRKAYRGMLFTTEGLGKYISGAILFEETLYQNHQDGESMVKKLNDLGIIPGIKVDKGLNPLPGGGDVETFCSGLDGLVERAAKYYEQGARFAKWRAVLQITNDGCPSKLSIQENAWGLARYARSVQESGLVPIIEPEILMDGDHTIEKTAEVQEEVIKQVYIACQANGVFLEGTLLKPSMSVNGADCSTKADPMKVAEMTIRTMERCVPASVPGIVFLSGGLSEEAASVYLNNMNTLYRKALWNVSFSYGRALQHSCLKAWKGSDVEGGQKALIARAQANSEASKGAYVAGSQPSSDEQLFVAGYTY; translated from the coding sequence ATGGCTTTAAATTATTACAAAAATGAGCTTAAAGAGAATGCTCAATTACTAGCTTCTAAAGGGAAAGGGATATTAGCGGTAGATGAATCCACTAAAACAGTAGGTAAAAGACTTGCTGGAATTGGCGTTGAGAATACTGAAGACAATAGGAAAGCATATAGAGGAATGCTTTTTACTACAGAAGGTCTTGGGAAGTATATAAGTGGTGCAATCCTCTTCGAAGAAACTCTTTATCAGAATCACCAAGATGGCGAGTCAATGGTTAAAAAACTAAATGATTTAGGTATTATTCCAGGTATAAAGGTCGATAAAGGTCTAAATCCACTTCCTGGAGGAGGAGATGTAGAAACTTTTTGCTCTGGCCTTGATGGCTTAGTTGAAAGAGCAGCAAAATATTATGAACAAGGTGCAAGATTTGCAAAGTGGAGAGCAGTTCTGCAAATTACAAATGATGGTTGTCCTTCAAAACTATCAATTCAAGAGAATGCCTGGGGATTAGCAAGGTATGCAAGATCCGTTCAAGAATCTGGTTTGGTACCAATTATTGAACCTGAAATCTTAATGGACGGCGACCATACTATTGAAAAAACTGCTGAAGTCCAAGAAGAGGTAATAAAACAGGTTTATATTGCCTGTCAAGCAAATGGAGTTTTTCTAGAGGGAACTCTATTAAAACCTTCTATGTCTGTTAATGGAGCAGATTGTTCAACAAAGGCTGACCCTATGAAAGTTGCTGAAATGACAATAAGAACTATGGAAAGGTGCGTTCCTGCATCTGTTCCTGGAATAGTTTTCTTATCAGGAGGGTTAAGCGAAGAAGCTGCCTCTGTCTATTTAAATAATATGAACACTCTTTACAGGAAAGCTTTATGGAATGTTTCATTCTCCTATGGAAGAGCATTACAGCACTCATGCTTAAAAGCCTGGAAAGGAAGCGACGTTGAAGGTGGGCAAAAAGCATTAATAGCAAGAGCCCAGGCAAACTCTGAAGCTTCAAAAGGTGCCTATGTAGCAGGATCTCAACCTTCATCTGATGAGCAATTGTTTGTGGCAGGCTACACTTATTAA
- the purQ gene encoding phosphoribosylformylglycinamidine synthase subunit PurQ, which yields MDNFTVGVVVFPGSNCDRDVSWALEGCLDIRTKYLWHESSDLSDVDAIVLPGGFSYGDYLRCGAIARFSPLINALDDFVKSGRRVLGICNGFQILTESGFLPGALTANKNLNFICDDVELDIVSSKGGWFNDGGEKQTIKLPIAHGEGRYHCDSDTLKKLVDNGLIALRYKNNPNGSSFDIAGITNEKGNVLGLMPHPERACDETIGGTDGLFTLKSLILK from the coding sequence ATGGATAATTTTACTGTAGGAGTTGTTGTCTTCCCTGGTTCTAATTGTGATCGTGATGTTTCATGGGCATTGGAAGGTTGTTTAGATATAAGAACAAAATACTTGTGGCATGAGTCTTCAGATTTAAGCGATGTAGATGCAATAGTTTTACCCGGAGGATTTAGCTATGGTGATTATTTAAGATGCGGAGCAATAGCGAGATTCTCTCCATTAATAAATGCTTTGGATGACTTTGTGAAAAGTGGAAGAAGAGTTTTAGGAATTTGTAATGGGTTCCAAATTTTGACAGAATCAGGCTTTTTGCCTGGTGCCCTTACTGCAAATAAAAATCTTAATTTCATCTGTGATGATGTTGAACTTGATATTGTTTCTTCAAAAGGAGGTTGGTTTAATGATGGAGGTGAAAAACAAACTATTAAGTTACCCATAGCGCATGGGGAAGGAAGATATCATTGTGATTCTGATACTTTAAAAAAACTTGTAGATAATGGATTGATCGCTTTGAGATATAAAAATAATCCTAATGGATCCTCATTCGATATCGCAGGCATAACTAATGAAAAGGGTAATGTTCTAGGTTTAATGCCTCATCCAGAGAGAGCATGTGACGAGACAATTGGTGGGACTGATGGTCTCTTTACATTAAAATCATTAATATTGAAATAA